The following DNA comes from Puniceibacterium sp. IMCC21224.
TCAACGCCGTGCAGAACGAAGAACAGCGCGGCGGGCAGACCTTCTCGATCATCCCGTTCATCGACAGCGGTGAGCAGCCGCAGGACGCAGGCGCGGGGCTCTCCTTGGTCGCCTAATGGGCGCGCGGGGGGAGACGATCTGAACCGAAAGGGGAGCCGTGGGATCACGGTTCCCCTTTTTCCATGTCCGTTGGCGTGAAGGACGCCACCCGCTTGCGATCAGGTGCAAATGCGATACAATAATATATTAACGTAATATCGAGGGCGGGCGCGTGGCGGCTAGATCAGGGACGGTTCCATGGTTCGAGAGCTTTAATGTTGAGGCAGAGGTTGAAGATCTCCTCGCCCATATCGAGCGCTGCACCGGATTTGCGCCACCCGCCCGAAAGCGTGAAGTCATCATGACCCATGCAAGGGCAAAGCTCGACAGGACAAGGCAGACATATCTGGAGGCCAAGGCGGCGGGAAAGCCGGTGTCCACATCGCGGCGTGCGTATCTGACCGACTTGCAGGACACGATCTTCATGGCGATCCCGGAAGAGAACCTGGCGCGGATGCCGCTGAGCGAGCAGGTTCTCAACGACCCGTCATTTTACGCGGACGCCATGCACCGCGCCGCTGCGATCAGCGAGGATGAACTTTTCATGGCGCTGTCCTCATCGCTGAACGATATGACGGTCCAAGACGCTCGGGCGTTTGTCTCGAAGCTGTGGCACAGCACGATCGATGACAATGCCCGCAAATACGCCGAAGCCCTGAAGCGCCCCGAGCGTGAAATCATGCCGCTGCGACCGGGGAACACTGTGTAAGATCGAAGCGATTCTCCTGGCTTGAGCCGTACCGAGGTTGGCCGCCTCAAACCCCCTTTCTCGGAAGGGGCACCCTGTGCAGCGCGCGAAAGCTGTTGAAGGCGCTGTGGGGACGTCTACTGTCGCGAACATGATGAAACGGGATCACATGCGCGCTTTCTTGCGGCGCGCCGCAACGCTTGCCGCTTTTGTCGCGCTGCTCTGGGCGGTTCAGGTCGTCAATTGGATCACTGGCTACGGTTTGAACCCGGCCTTCGGCCTGATCCCCAGGCAGCTCGATGGTTTGGATGGCGTTGTCGCCATGCCGCTGATGCACGGAAGCTTCGCGCATCTGATGGCCAATACGCCGCCTCTCCTGGTGATGGGTGGGCTGCTGGTTGCCACGACCACGCGAGCCTTGCTGCCGGTGAACGCAGTGGTGATCGGCCTCGGCGGCGGACTCGTCTGGCTGTTCGGAAGCTCCGCCATCCATATCGGTGCGTCAGGGTTGGTCTTCGGCTGGTTTGGCTTCCTCGTCGCGCGCGGCTTCGTGGATCGCTCCCCGATCACGCTGGGCGCGGCACTACTGGTCGGTGTCCTCTATAGCTCCATTCTCTGGGGCGTTCTTCCGGGCCAACCCGGCGTCTCGTGGGAGGCGCATCTCTTCGGCGCCATCGCGGGCGCTGTCGCTGCAT
Coding sequences within:
- a CDS encoding rhomboid family intramembrane serine protease — its product is MRAFLRRAATLAAFVALLWAVQVVNWITGYGLNPAFGLIPRQLDGLDGVVAMPLMHGSFAHLMANTPPLLVMGGLLVATTTRALLPVNAVVIGLGGGLVWLFGSSAIHIGASGLVFGWFGFLVARGFVDRSPITLGAALLVGVLYSSILWGVLPGQPGVSWEAHLFGAIAGAVAASLVRTHVHVPRLGGVDLD